Below is a genomic region from Thermococcus sp..
AAAGAAACTTCCTCATCGGCACTACCTTTACTCCCTCCTCCTCAAGGGCTTTCCTCACCATCGAGGCTATCTCCACAGCCTTCGGGTTGTCCCCGTGGACGCAGATTGTATCGACCTTCAACTCGACCCACTCGCCGTTTATCGCCTTAACACCTCCGTCCTTCACCATCGAAATCACGCGCTCCGCTATCTCTTCCTTGTCCTCTATCACCGCCCCGGGTTTCGAGCGGGGAACGAGGGTTCCGTCCGGGTTGTAGGCTCTATCCGCGAAAACCTCGTGGGCCGCTTTTACTCCCATCTCCTCTGCTATATCGGCCGGCCTCGAGCCGGAGAGGGTTACGAAGATCAAACGCTTATTGAAATCTGCTATCCCTTCAATTATAGCTCTAGCGAGCTCTTCCTCCTTCACCAGAGCGTTGTAGAGTGCCCCGTGAGGTTTGACGTGCTGGAGCTCAAGTCCTTCGGCTTTAGCAAAGGCGTAAAGCGCTCCGATCTGGTAGAGGATGTAGTTCCTCGCCTCTTCGCTGGAGAGCTTCATGTACCTCCTGCCGAAGCCGAGTAAATCGGGATAGCCCGGATGAGCACCAACGGCAACGCCGTTCTCCTTCGCGAGCCTTACTGTTTTTCTCATCACGAGGGGATCACCCGCGTGCCAGCCCGTCGCGACGTTTGCAGAGCTTATGTACTTCATGACCTCCTCGTCGAGGCCAAGCTTATACCTCCCAAAGCTCTCGCCGAGATCGGAGTTTAGGTCGACCTTCATGCTCCCACCGAAAGCATTTCGACGGAAATCTAAAAAAGGGTTTCTCCAAGGGGGGTTCATGGGCGAGAGGGTTCGGGTAATCGACGCGGCAATCTTCATCCAGGGAGTTGACGTTGAAGGTGTAACGACTCCAAAGGTCGTGGAGGAAGTTAAAGACCCTGAGTCGAGGCTCTTCCTCGAGGGCCTGATCAGCGCGGGGAAGGTTAGGATTCTGGCTCCATCGCGGGAGAGCATCGAAGTTATTAAAGACGCCGCAAGGAGGACGGGCGAGTTAAACGAGCTGAGCGAAGCTGACATAGAGGTTCTGGCTTTGGCCTACGAGCTCAAAGGGGTCCTATTAACCGACGATTACAACCTCCAGAACATTTCAAAAACGCTTGGGCTGGAGTTCAAGACGCTAAAGAGGGGCATAAAAAGGGTAATCCGCTGGAACTACGTCTGCATTGGCTGCGG
It encodes:
- a CDS encoding 5-oxoprolinase subunit PxpA; amino-acid sequence: MKVDLNSDLGESFGRYKLGLDEEVMKYISSANVATGWHAGDPLVMRKTVRLAKENGVAVGAHPGYPDLLGFGRRYMKLSSEEARNYILYQIGALYAFAKAEGLELQHVKPHGALYNALVKEEELARAIIEGIADFNKRLIFVTLSGSRPADIAEEMGVKAAHEVFADRAYNPDGTLVPRSKPGAVIEDKEEIAERVISMVKDGGVKAINGEWVELKVDTICVHGDNPKAVEIASMVRKALEEEGVKVVPMRKFL
- a CDS encoding type II toxin-antitoxin system VapC family toxin, giving the protein MGERVRVIDAAIFIQGVDVEGVTTPKVVEEVKDPESRLFLEGLISAGKVRILAPSRESIEVIKDAARRTGELNELSEADIEVLALAYELKGVLLTDDYNLQNISKTLGLEFKTLKRGIKRVIRWNYVCIGCGKKFEEMPPEGICPDCGSPVRLIPRRKRRQRRR